In Salinigranum marinum, one DNA window encodes the following:
- a CDS encoding GIY-YIG nuclease family protein yields the protein MHYAYLLACADGTYYAGYTTEPRRREAEHDAGEGAKYTRGRTPVELVHVERFESRSAAMSREYELKELSHGEKARLAAETDVERVLDRSADAE from the coding sequence GTGCACTACGCGTACCTCCTGGCCTGTGCGGACGGAACGTACTACGCCGGCTACACGACCGAGCCGCGACGCCGGGAAGCAGAACACGACGCGGGCGAGGGAGCGAAGTACACCCGCGGACGGACGCCCGTGGAACTGGTCCACGTCGAGCGGTTCGAGTCGCGGTCGGCCGCGATGTCCCGCGAGTACGAACTCAAGGAGCTCTCACACGGAGAGAAGGCCCGCCTCGCGGCCGAGACGGACGTCGAACGCGTGCTTGACCGGAGTGCGGACGCGGAGTAG
- a CDS encoding DUF7563 family protein produces the protein MPSCDHCGSHVSERFARVFADEVGRVLACPNCSANAGIAEVARNRTRNA, from the coding sequence ATGCCAAGTTGCGACCACTGCGGGTCGCACGTCTCCGAGCGCTTCGCGCGCGTGTTCGCCGACGAAGTCGGGCGAGTCCTCGCCTGTCCAAACTGTTCGGCGAACGCGGGTATCGCGGAAGTCGCGCGGAACCGGACCCGCAATGCATGA
- the larB gene encoding nickel pincer cofactor biosynthesis protein LarB, protein MRDILDAVAAGDLSPAAAEARLRGYATTEAGRFDAARETRRGVPEAILADGKSADETADLAATSVETTGRAVVTRADSETATTVAAGLPSAVDVDHDARARTVVAHAPDFEPPTLDATVAVATGGTSDAPVAGEASVIAREMGATVEWIEDVGVAHLGRVVDVLDVLRAADVVVVAAGREGALPTVVAGLVDTPVIGVPVSTGYGFGGDGEAALAGMLQSCTVLSTVNVDAGFVAGAQAGLVARAVDDGRS, encoded by the coding sequence ATGCGAGACATCCTCGACGCGGTCGCGGCGGGCGACCTCTCGCCGGCGGCGGCCGAGGCGCGACTGCGCGGTTACGCGACCACGGAGGCGGGGCGGTTCGACGCCGCCCGCGAGACGCGACGCGGCGTGCCCGAGGCGATCCTCGCCGACGGGAAATCGGCCGATGAGACCGCGGATCTGGCCGCGACGAGCGTCGAGACGACGGGGCGGGCCGTCGTCACGCGCGCCGACAGCGAGACGGCGACGACCGTCGCGGCGGGGCTGCCGAGCGCGGTCGACGTCGACCACGACGCCCGCGCCCGGACGGTCGTCGCCCACGCTCCCGACTTCGAGCCGCCGACGCTCGACGCGACCGTCGCGGTCGCCACGGGGGGGACCTCCGACGCGCCGGTCGCCGGCGAGGCGAGCGTCATCGCCCGCGAGATGGGCGCGACCGTCGAGTGGATCGAGGACGTCGGCGTCGCCCACCTGGGACGGGTCGTCGACGTCCTCGACGTGCTCCGGGCCGCCGACGTGGTCGTCGTCGCCGCCGGCCGCGAGGGGGCGCTCCCGACCGTGGTGGCGGGACTCGTCGACACGCCCGTGATCGGGGTCCCCGTCTCGACGGGCTACGGCTTCGGCGGCGACGGCGAGGCGGCCCTCGCCGGCATGCTCCAGTCCTGTACCGTCCTCTCGACCGTGAACGTCGACGCCGGGTTCGTCGCGGGCGCACAGGCCGGCCTCGTCGCCCGCGCGGTCGACGACGGACGGTCGTGA
- a CDS encoding DUF1931 domain-containing protein — MADLIVKAAVKEALSDKNVASDFYDALDAEVKELLDDAARRAEENDRKTVQPRDL; from the coding sequence ATGGCAGACCTCATTGTCAAGGCCGCTGTCAAGGAAGCGCTCAGCGACAAGAACGTAGCCTCGGACTTCTACGACGCGCTGGACGCCGAAGTGAAAGAACTGCTCGACGACGCCGCTCGCCGGGCCGAAGAGAACGACCGCAAGACGGTCCAGCCTCGCGACCTGTAA
- the rpiA gene encoding ribose-5-phosphate isomerase RpiA has translation MKTTGGDEEAKRRAGESAAALVEPGTVVGLGTGSTAAHAIRRLGEAVAEGLDVVGVPTSFQSRELAREVGVPLRALDEVDGIDLAIDGADQVSGFDLVKGGGAAHAREKVVDAMAERFVAVADPSKRVDVLSHPVPVEVLPDTHTVVARTVRDAGGDPTLRRAEGKDGPVVTDNGNLVLDCDFGEIPDPGALSGTLATVPGVVEHGLFVGLADEVHVGTDTGVTVYD, from the coding sequence ATGAAGACGACCGGCGGAGACGAGGAGGCGAAGCGACGCGCGGGCGAGTCCGCCGCCGCGCTCGTCGAACCGGGGACCGTCGTCGGCCTCGGAACGGGCAGTACAGCGGCGCACGCGATCCGCCGCCTCGGCGAGGCGGTCGCAGAAGGGCTCGACGTCGTCGGCGTCCCGACGTCGTTCCAGTCGCGAGAACTCGCCCGTGAGGTCGGCGTCCCGCTCCGGGCGCTGGACGAGGTCGACGGGATCGACCTCGCGATCGACGGCGCGGATCAGGTGTCGGGGTTCGACCTCGTGAAAGGCGGCGGGGCGGCCCACGCCCGCGAGAAGGTGGTCGACGCGATGGCCGAGCGGTTCGTCGCCGTCGCCGATCCCTCGAAGCGGGTCGACGTCCTCTCACACCCGGTGCCGGTCGAGGTGTTGCCGGACACACACACCGTCGTCGCGCGCACGGTCCGCGACGCGGGCGGCGACCCCACGCTGCGCCGCGCCGAAGGGAAGGACGGGCCGGTGGTCACGGACAACGGCAACCTCGTCCTCGACTGCGACTTCGGGGAGATTCCGGATCCGGGTGCACTCTCGGGGACGCTCGCGACGGTGCCGGGCGTCGTCGAACACGGCCTGTTCGTCGGACTGGCCGACGAGGTACACGTTGGCACCGACACGGGCGTGACGGTGTACGACTGA
- a CDS encoding SDR family NAD(P)-dependent oxidoreductase has protein sequence MTRTAVVAGVGPGLGESIARRFVAEGCRVALLARTASYVEGLAADLGEAALAVPTDLTDPDAVDDAFATVRREFGPVDVLVNHASGGSWKGVRDVSLAEFEHAWQVGARAGLQCSQAALDDMVGDDEEAATGGTIIFTGATSSVRGRGGAAAFSSAKFAVRGLAESMAREFGPAGVHVAHVVIDGGIRPPGRDVSNPEEYLDPDAIADSYWHLVEQDESAWTLELDLRPHVEAF, from the coding sequence ATGACACGCACTGCCGTCGTCGCCGGCGTCGGTCCGGGCCTGGGTGAGTCGATCGCACGCCGCTTCGTCGCCGAGGGCTGTCGCGTCGCACTCCTGGCCCGCACCGCGTCGTACGTCGAGGGGCTCGCGGCCGACCTCGGCGAGGCGGCGCTGGCGGTGCCGACGGATCTCACCGACCCCGACGCTGTCGACGACGCCTTCGCGACGGTCCGACGCGAGTTCGGTCCCGTCGACGTCCTCGTCAACCACGCCAGCGGCGGCTCGTGGAAGGGCGTTCGTGACGTCTCGCTCGCGGAGTTCGAACACGCCTGGCAGGTCGGCGCACGCGCGGGCCTGCAGTGCTCGCAGGCGGCGCTCGACGACATGGTCGGGGACGACGAGGAGGCAGCGACGGGAGGCACGATCATCTTCACCGGCGCGACGTCGTCGGTCCGTGGGCGGGGTGGGGCCGCCGCCTTCTCGAGCGCGAAGTTCGCGGTGCGCGGGCTAGCCGAGTCGATGGCCCGGGAGTTCGGCCCCGCCGGCGTCCACGTCGCACACGTCGTCATCGACGGCGGGATCCGCCCGCCGGGTCGCGACGTCTCGAACCCCGAGGAGTATCTCGACCCCGACGCCATCGCCGACTCGTACTGGCACCTCGTCGAACAGGACGAGAGCGCGTGGACGCTCGAACTCGACCTCAGGCCCCACGTCGAGGCGTTCTGA
- a CDS encoding ORC1-type DNA replication protein, translated as MRDDPEEGMLSWDETVFRDEHVFEIDYVPETFDHRETQLESLKYALRPAVRGSRPLNTIVRGPPGTGKTTAVQKLFGELRGQSSVRVVHVNCQMNSTRYAVFSRVFEDIFEYEPPSSGISFKKLFSQITDRLVEADEVLVVALDDVNYLFYENEASDVLYSLLRAHETHAGARIGVIVISSDLSLDVIEELDGRVQSVFRPEEVFFPRYDQSEIADILGERAKRGFHDGVLDAPGLDRVAELTAESGDLRVGIDLLRRAGLHAEMRASRTIDAGDVEAAYDKSKYVHLSRSLRGLSESERALVRVIADHSGEQAGPVYDAFHEETDLGYTRYSEIVNKLDQLGLIDAEYADVDGRGRSRSLTLEYDADAVRERL; from the coding sequence ATGAGGGACGACCCCGAGGAGGGGATGCTGTCGTGGGACGAGACGGTGTTCCGCGACGAGCACGTCTTCGAGATCGACTACGTCCCGGAGACGTTCGATCACCGCGAGACGCAACTGGAGAGCCTGAAGTACGCGCTCCGTCCCGCGGTCCGAGGGTCGCGCCCGCTGAACACGATCGTCCGTGGCCCCCCCGGAACGGGGAAGACGACCGCGGTCCAGAAGCTGTTCGGCGAACTCCGCGGGCAGTCCAGCGTGCGCGTCGTGCACGTGAACTGTCAGATGAACTCCACGAGATACGCCGTCTTCTCCAGAGTGTTCGAGGACATCTTCGAGTACGAGCCGCCCTCCTCCGGAATCTCGTTCAAGAAGCTCTTCTCGCAGATCACCGACCGCCTGGTCGAAGCGGACGAGGTGCTCGTGGTCGCGCTCGACGACGTGAACTACCTCTTCTACGAGAACGAGGCGTCGGACGTGCTCTACTCCCTGTTGCGGGCGCACGAGACCCACGCCGGCGCGCGGATCGGCGTGATCGTCATCTCGTCGGACCTCTCGCTGGACGTGATCGAGGAGCTCGACGGCCGCGTCCAGTCGGTGTTCCGCCCCGAGGAGGTGTTCTTCCCCCGGTACGACCAGTCGGAGATCGCCGACATCCTCGGCGAACGGGCGAAACGCGGGTTCCACGACGGCGTCCTCGACGCACCGGGGCTGGACCGCGTGGCCGAGCTGACGGCCGAAAGCGGCGATCTCAGGGTCGGAATCGACCTGCTCCGCCGCGCTGGCCTCCACGCCGAGATGCGCGCCTCCCGGACCATCGACGCCGGGGACGTCGAAGCCGCGTACGACAAGTCGAAGTACGTCCACCTCTCGCGGTCGCTCCGCGGGCTCTCGGAGTCCGAGCGGGCGCTCGTGCGCGTCATCGCCGACCACTCGGGCGAGCAGGCCGGCCCGGTGTACGACGCCTTTCACGAAGAGACCGACCTCGGCTACACGCGCTACTCCGAGATCGTCAACAAACTCGACCAGCTGGGGCTCATCGACGCCGAGTACGCCGACGTCGACGGCCGGGGGCGGTCGCGGTCGCTCACGCTGGAGTACGACGCCGACGCGGTCAGAGAGCGGCTGTGA
- a CDS encoding winged helix-turn-helix domain-containing protein, whose protein sequence is MSDEPVAEQPDLSTVVGLLDDEHVRSILTETSAEPLSAAELAERCGVSDSAIYRRVERLVAADLLSEQTRPRSDGHHDTVYVAALERFELSVRNGDLDWTVERGETDVADELTRLWGKF, encoded by the coding sequence ATGAGTGACGAACCCGTGGCGGAGCAGCCGGATCTCTCGACCGTCGTCGGCCTACTCGACGACGAGCACGTCCGGTCGATACTGACCGAGACGAGCGCCGAACCGCTGTCGGCGGCCGAGCTCGCGGAGCGGTGTGGCGTGTCCGACTCCGCGATCTACCGCCGGGTGGAGCGCCTCGTCGCCGCCGACCTGCTCTCCGAGCAGACGCGGCCGCGGAGCGACGGCCACCACGACACGGTGTACGTGGCGGCGCTCGAACGGTTCGAGCTCTCGGTCCGCAACGGCGACCTCGACTGGACGGTCGAGCGGGGAGAGACCGACGTCGCAGACGAACTGACGCGCCTCTGGGGGAAGTTCTGA
- a CDS encoding DUF7521 family protein, with amino-acid sequence MLGNGSFVGLLAGAAATGSAAVGLYIGYQAYRGLRRNDEPAMRYLSVGMVLLFGVTYLLAIVGQGMIAFHVAPLSFQDVFRLLVRLLQLAGLVLIAYSLRVAARGRATGN; translated from the coding sequence ATGCTCGGGAACGGGTCGTTCGTGGGTCTGCTCGCGGGTGCGGCGGCGACCGGATCGGCGGCCGTCGGCCTCTACATCGGCTACCAGGCGTACCGCGGCCTCCGCCGCAACGACGAGCCGGCGATGCGATATCTCTCCGTCGGGATGGTCCTCCTGTTCGGCGTCACCTATCTGCTGGCGATCGTCGGCCAGGGGATGATCGCGTTCCACGTCGCCCCGCTGTCGTTCCAGGACGTCTTCCGGCTCCTCGTCCGCCTGCTCCAGCTCGCGGGGCTCGTGCTCATCGCCTACTCGCTCCGCGTGGCCGCGCGTGGCCGCGCGACCGGCAACTGA
- a CDS encoding MutS-related protein, giving the protein MDLTAISGIGEKTAAALTELDDPEGALRAGDVATLAEAPGISEGRAASIARAAIRHDHGDDGGFLATDRATEVYRGVLGLLKERTVTAYAGKRVETFFPTASASRIDEVRAFVDRAVEQSADETVRAALGGVRPLRSPPAVRVRERCLATVDAERYTEAKEAFPELSVEVVDDARGLAELARSYSTVVALDETFAGVDVTGDVRVRPDAIEQADEIVPERVLAFFAANRGPILAAADVHEVAGVDPPCDLGRLREALSRLDDDGTPVGDADLDRLVRAVDDLDAAVSTAESVANDRLREAIRERDVTIEGTDFLSLVEQGARIDSLLSRELADEYDDAVDAARDHLVDALDLDAGETELGRRVFGGDPTFPVGRRDEAVSRLRTELTAARDQRAERLKRDLAAELSDLRAPVETLVRDALELDVELAVARFADDFDCVVPEFGGEGFEIEGGRSLLLDVPFESVDPVDYAVEGVTLLSGVNSGGKTSTLDLVALVVVLAHMGFPVPAERVRLDRVSELHYYAKSQGTLDAGAFESTLRDFAGVVDGASDRLVLVDELESITEPGASAKIIAGILEALDAQDATGVFVSHLAGEIRDAAGFAVAVDGIEAVGLEDGELVVNRSPVKDRLARSTPELIVEKLAGEDDTGFYARLLEKF; this is encoded by the coding sequence ATGGACCTGACGGCTATCTCGGGGATCGGCGAGAAGACGGCGGCGGCGCTGACGGAACTCGACGACCCCGAGGGGGCGCTCCGCGCCGGCGATGTCGCCACGCTCGCCGAGGCCCCCGGCATCTCCGAGGGTCGCGCCGCCAGCATCGCGCGGGCGGCCATCCGTCACGACCACGGCGACGACGGCGGCTTTCTGGCGACCGACCGCGCGACCGAGGTGTATCGGGGCGTCCTCGGTCTCCTCAAGGAGCGGACGGTCACGGCGTACGCCGGCAAGCGCGTCGAGACGTTCTTCCCCACTGCGTCGGCCTCCCGGATCGACGAGGTCCGAGCGTTCGTCGACCGCGCGGTCGAACAATCCGCAGACGAGACGGTCCGCGCCGCGCTCGGCGGAGTTCGACCCCTCCGGTCACCGCCGGCCGTCCGGGTCCGCGAGCGCTGTCTCGCGACCGTCGACGCGGAGCGGTACACCGAGGCGAAAGAGGCCTTCCCCGAACTCTCCGTCGAGGTCGTTGACGACGCGCGCGGCCTCGCCGAACTCGCCCGGTCGTACTCGACCGTCGTCGCTCTGGACGAGACGTTTGCAGGCGTCGACGTCACGGGCGACGTGCGCGTCCGCCCGGACGCGATCGAGCAGGCCGACGAGATCGTCCCCGAACGCGTGCTCGCCTTCTTCGCGGCCAACCGCGGTCCGATCCTCGCGGCGGCCGACGTCCACGAGGTCGCGGGCGTCGACCCGCCGTGTGACCTCGGCCGCCTCCGTGAGGCGCTTTCACGGCTAGACGACGACGGTACCCCCGTCGGCGACGCCGACCTCGACCGCCTCGTCCGCGCTGTCGACGACCTCGACGCCGCGGTGTCGACGGCCGAGTCCGTCGCCAACGACCGCCTCCGGGAGGCGATCCGCGAGCGCGACGTCACCATCGAGGGGACGGACTTCCTCTCGCTGGTCGAACAGGGTGCCCGCATCGACTCGCTCCTGTCGAGGGAGTTGGCCGACGAGTACGACGACGCCGTCGACGCCGCCCGCGACCACCTCGTCGACGCACTCGACCTCGACGCGGGAGAGACCGAACTCGGGCGGCGCGTCTTCGGCGGCGACCCGACCTTCCCGGTCGGCCGTCGGGACGAGGCGGTCTCCCGACTCAGGACCGAACTGACCGCCGCCCGTGACCAGCGGGCCGAACGGCTGAAGCGCGACCTCGCCGCGGAGCTGTCCGACCTCCGCGCGCCGGTCGAGACCCTGGTGAGAGACGCGCTCGAACTCGACGTCGAACTCGCGGTCGCTCGGTTCGCCGACGACTTCGACTGCGTCGTTCCCGAGTTCGGGGGCGAGGGGTTCGAGATCGAGGGCGGCCGTTCTCTCCTCCTGGACGTGCCCTTCGAGTCGGTCGACCCCGTCGACTACGCCGTCGAGGGCGTGACGCTCCTGTCGGGGGTGAACTCCGGTGGGAAGACATCGACGCTGGATCTGGTCGCACTCGTCGTCGTCCTCGCCCACATGGGGTTTCCCGTCCCCGCCGAGCGGGTCCGACTGGACCGCGTCTCCGAGCTCCACTACTACGCCAAGTCCCAAGGGACGCTCGACGCGGGCGCGTTCGAGTCGACGCTCCGCGACTTCGCGGGTGTCGTCGACGGCGCGTCCGATCGCCTCGTCCTGGTCGACGAACTCGAATCAATCACCGAGCCGGGTGCCTCCGCGAAGATCATCGCCGGCATCCTCGAAGCCCTCGACGCGCAGGACGCGACGGGGGTGTTCGTCTCGCACCTCGCCGGCGAGATCCGCGACGCCGCGGGCTTTGCGGTGGCGGTCGACGGGATCGAGGCGGTCGGCCTCGAAGACGGCGAACTGGTGGTGAACCGCTCGCCGGTGAAAGACCGTCTCGCCCGGTCGACGCCCGAGTTGATCGTCGAGAAACTCGCCGGCGAGGACGACACCGGCTTCTACGCGCGACTGCTGGAGAAGTTCTGA
- the larE gene encoding ATP-dependent sacrificial sulfur transferase LarE: MTTATTTAKADGVRDALAERSGVLVAFSGGVDSSVVAALAHDALGDDAVACTAKSETLPDAELDEARRVASEIGIRHEVVEFSELDNPDFVQNDGDRCYHCRTMRLGRMYDVARDLGIETVCDGTNASDPGEGHRPGLRAVEELEVFSPLLTHDITKAEVRDLAESYGLSVADKPAMACLSSRIPTGIEVTEERLTRVERAESLLREWGFSQFRVRDHDGLARVEVGVDELERALDPEFARAAHEHLSEIGFDHVTLDLAGYRTGSVSPGGDEADDPDEPLVEDVFERGYPLDE, from the coding sequence ATGACGACGGCCACGACGACAGCGAAGGCCGACGGGGTCCGGGACGCGCTCGCGGAGCGGTCGGGCGTCCTGGTCGCCTTCTCGGGCGGTGTCGACTCCAGTGTCGTCGCCGCGCTCGCGCACGACGCCCTCGGCGACGACGCCGTCGCGTGCACCGCCAAGAGCGAGACGCTCCCGGACGCGGAACTGGACGAGGCGCGCCGAGTCGCAAGCGAGATCGGCATCCGCCACGAGGTCGTCGAGTTCTCCGAACTCGACAACCCCGACTTCGTGCAGAACGACGGCGACCGCTGTTACCACTGCCGGACGATGCGGCTCGGGCGGATGTACGACGTCGCCCGCGACCTCGGCATCGAGACGGTCTGCGACGGGACGAACGCCTCCGACCCCGGTGAGGGACACCGGCCCGGACTCCGGGCGGTCGAGGAACTGGAGGTGTTCTCCCCGCTTCTCACCCACGACATCACCAAAGCAGAGGTGCGCGACCTCGCCGAGTCGTACGGGCTCTCGGTGGCCGACAAGCCCGCGATGGCCTGTCTCTCCTCGCGGATTCCCACGGGGATCGAGGTCACGGAGGAGCGACTCACCCGCGTCGAGCGCGCGGAGTCGCTCCTGCGCGAGTGGGGCTTTTCCCAGTTCCGCGTCCGCGACCACGACGGCCTCGCCCGGGTCGAGGTCGGGGTCGACGAGCTGGAGCGAGCGCTCGACCCCGAGTTCGCCCGTGCGGCACACGAACACCTCTCGGAGATCGGGTTCGATCACGTGACGCTCGACCTCGCCGGCTACCGGACGGGGAGCGTGAGCCCCGGCGGCGACGAGGCCGACGACCCCGACGAACCGCTCGTCGAGGACGTCTTCGAACGGGGCTATCCGCTCGACGAGTGA
- a CDS encoding histidine phosphatase family protein gives MATVLLARHGETTWNRSGRVQGWAPTPLTDRGHDQAAALGAALASTADVGRLVSSDLRRAVETARHVARATGVDLETDEGWRERDFGCMQGLSVTDLFGDHPEYALGQSGVAAATARPDSGETVIESRDRVLAAWERLHADLTPDETVVVVAHGGPIRLLVGSIRGYDVVDSILEIDQDNCAINEIVASEPRVVRQNDTSHLPESLTVDSETVA, from the coding sequence ATGGCGACGGTACTTCTCGCTCGACACGGAGAGACGACGTGGAACCGGAGCGGGCGCGTTCAGGGGTGGGCGCCAACGCCGCTCACGGACCGAGGACACGACCAGGCGGCGGCGCTCGGTGCCGCGCTCGCGTCGACGGCCGACGTCGGCCGACTCGTTTCGTCGGACCTCAGGCGGGCCGTAGAGACCGCGCGGCACGTCGCACGGGCGACCGGCGTCGACCTGGAGACGGACGAGGGGTGGCGCGAACGCGACTTCGGATGCATGCAGGGGCTCTCCGTGACCGACCTGTTCGGCGACCACCCCGAGTACGCGCTCGGGCAGTCGGGTGTCGCGGCGGCGACCGCCCGGCCTGACAGCGGCGAGACGGTGATCGAGTCACGCGACCGCGTCCTCGCCGCGTGGGAACGGCTCCACGCCGACCTGACGCCGGACGAGACGGTCGTCGTCGTCGCACACGGCGGGCCGATCCGGCTGCTCGTCGGCTCGATACGAGGGTACGACGTCGTCGACTCGATCCTCGAGATCGATCAGGACAACTGCGCGATCAACGAGATCGTCGCGTCCGAGCCACGCGTCGTGCGCCAGAACGACACCAGCCACCTCCCCGAGTCGCTCACGGTCGACTCGGAGACGGTCGCGTAG
- a CDS encoding SRPBCC domain-containing protein: MELTTHVEIDAPPERVWTVLTDFDRYHEWNPFMRVGGRANEDARLHVELFPPGSRATRFRPTVTRAEPNRELRWLGHLWTTGLFDGEHRFVLDPLDGGTRTSLTHAESVSGVLTPLAWRLVGDATGRGFEAMNAALKGRVESMVGDVDEGVDERRTESTH, translated from the coding sequence ATGGAACTCACGACGCACGTCGAGATCGACGCGCCACCCGAACGAGTCTGGACCGTCCTCACCGACTTCGACCGCTACCACGAGTGGAACCCGTTCATGCGAGTCGGCGGGCGTGCGAACGAGGACGCGCGGCTCCACGTGGAACTGTTCCCGCCGGGGTCCCGCGCGACCCGCTTCCGCCCGACGGTGACGCGGGCAGAGCCGAACCGGGAACTCCGCTGGCTCGGTCATCTCTGGACGACCGGCCTCTTCGACGGCGAACACCGGTTCGTGCTCGACCCGCTCGACGGCGGGACCAGAACCTCTCTGACCCACGCGGAGTCGGTGTCAGGAGTTCTCACGCCGCTCGCCTGGCGGCTCGTGGGGGATGCGACCGGTCGCGGCTTCGAGGCGATGAACGCGGCGCTGAAGGGTCGCGTCGAGTCGATGGTCGGCGACGTGGACGAGGGGGTCGACGAACGACGAACCGAGTCTACTCACTGA